One region of Bombus affinis isolate iyBomAffi1 chromosome 3, iyBomAffi1.2, whole genome shotgun sequence genomic DNA includes:
- the LOC126914811 gene encoding zinc finger protein 830, translating to MSLKRKLTQDDLRKAMSEHKKKIGAVKKIESPLAKYTDAGQLMCILCKTIVRSEAVWPVHLNSKTHKENIILAKKTKLETNPTKVQTFKRPTSPLQESSTNKKIKGILKNSTQSAQVLSSLPSDFFDNPKQVNCTIPPSTPIITQQSENDKEPVHEKDLKNVEVEEEKEKERSKDTNQPPLPEGFFDDPVLDAKVRNVEYKNPIEEEWEKFQKEIKEEAAQSAQIIADDQEEATTERQLDEIEEQIRHWSRVMDLVKRKEQVQATDRKQKNTDEDVSSEDEVDFDEFLDWRAKNSYK from the exons TCGCCGCTGGCAAA ATATACAGATGCAGGACAACTTATGTGTATTTTATGCAAAACCATAGTACGCAGCGAGGCAGTTTGGCCAGTACATTTAAACTCCAAGACTCATAAGGAAAATATCATATTAGCAAAGAAAACAAAACTAGAAACAAATCCTACAAAAGTTCAAACGTTTAAGAGGCCTACATCTCCTTTACAAGAATCATCaacaaataagaaaataaagggtatattaaaaaattctacacAGTCAGCACAAGTTCTGTCAAGTTTACCATCAGATTTCTTTGATAATCCTAAACAAGTCAATTGCACTATACCACCAAGTACTCCTATAATAACACAACAATCTGAGAATGATAAAGAACCTGTACATGAAAAAGATTTGAAAAATGTAGAAGTagaggaggaaaaagaaaaagagagaagcaAAGATACAAATCAACCACCTCTTCCAGAAGGATTTTTTGATGATCCAGTTTTAGATGCTAAA GTGCGTAACGTAGAATATAAAAATCCTATAGAAGAGGAATGGGAGAAGTTCCAGAAAGAAATTAAAGAGGAAGCGGCACAGTCTGCGCAAATTATTGCAGATGACCAAGAAGAAGCAACAACAGAAAGACAATTAGATGAAATAGAGGAACAAATAAGACATTGGTCTAG GGTAATGGATCTTGTAAAACGTAAGGAACAGGTGCAGGCTACTGacagaaaacaaaaaaatacaGATGAAGATGTATCCAGCGAAGACGAAGTCGATTTCGATGAATTCCTCGATTGGAGGGCCAAAAATtcttataaatga